The Candidatus Delongbacteria bacterium genome contains a region encoding:
- a CDS encoding glycosyltransferase N-terminal domain-containing protein, translated as MLTLYRWLSLPAWLLLMSVGRLIPRVRENILARRGWSAALRQVRAQRGPNWRPVWIHCASMGEFEAIRPLARALRAQGRPVALSFFSTSGPRHLKEGVEADWVGYLPFDTPGAARLFLRLLDPAVAVFTKHDLWPNHILAARSAGVPLLFVNANFHPRSRLASPWLRRFHRRLLPQFDWIAAVSPAMAERFRELLAGLPVAVEACGDSRFDRVVERAHESRALERLPRDFLAGPRLVGGSTWEPDEDFLLPAFAELWRARPELRLLLVPHEPRDHHLERIGQLLAGLGLASCRLSALEAGETWSGQPVLLVDQVGLLAGLYGSARAAWVGGGFTTGVHSVIEPAAFGLPVFIGPRHHVSQEAQDLLACGGAMEIHSLDEARDWLGRVLADPALQARMGAASTALVGSRTGTTARLLERVLASAARPAPPEVPAA; from the coding sequence ATGCTGACCCTCTACCGCTGGCTGAGCCTGCCCGCCTGGCTGCTGCTCATGAGCGTGGGCCGGCTGATTCCCCGGGTGCGCGAGAACATCCTGGCCCGGCGCGGCTGGTCCGCCGCCCTGCGCCAAGTGCGCGCCCAGCGCGGCCCGAACTGGCGCCCGGTCTGGATCCACTGCGCGTCCATGGGCGAGTTCGAGGCCATCCGGCCGCTGGCCCGCGCCCTGCGCGCCCAGGGCCGGCCCGTCGCCCTGAGTTTCTTCTCCACCTCGGGGCCGCGTCACCTGAAGGAAGGCGTGGAGGCCGACTGGGTGGGCTACCTGCCCTTCGACACGCCCGGCGCGGCCCGGCTCTTCCTGCGCCTGCTGGACCCCGCCGTGGCCGTCTTCACCAAGCACGACCTCTGGCCCAATCACATCCTGGCGGCCCGGAGCGCGGGCGTGCCCCTGCTGTTCGTCAACGCCAACTTCCACCCGCGCTCACGGCTGGCCAGCCCCTGGCTGCGCCGCTTCCATCGCCGGCTGCTGCCGCAGTTCGACTGGATCGCCGCCGTCAGCCCGGCCATGGCCGAGCGCTTCCGCGAACTGCTGGCCGGCCTGCCCGTGGCGGTGGAGGCCTGCGGCGACTCGCGCTTCGACCGCGTGGTGGAGCGGGCCCACGAGAGCCGGGCCCTGGAGCGCCTGCCCCGGGACTTCCTGGCCGGACCGCGGCTGGTGGGCGGCTCCACCTGGGAGCCCGACGAGGACTTCCTGCTGCCCGCCTTCGCCGAGCTCTGGCGCGCCCGCCCGGAGCTGCGCCTGCTGCTGGTGCCCCACGAACCGCGCGACCACCACCTGGAGCGCATCGGCCAGCTCCTGGCCGGGCTGGGTCTGGCGTCCTGCCGCCTGAGCGCGCTGGAGGCCGGCGAAACGTGGAGCGGCCAGCCCGTCCTGTTGGTGGATCAGGTGGGCCTGCTGGCCGGCCTCTACGGCTCGGCCCGGGCGGCCTGGGTGGGCGGCGGCTTCACCACGGGCGTGCACAGCGTCATCGAACCCGCCGCCTTCGGCCTGCCCGTGTTCATCGGGCCGCGCCACCATGTCTCCCAGGAGGCCCAGGACCTGCTGGCCTGCGGCGGCGCCATGGAGATCCACAGCCTGGACGAGGCCCGCGACTGGCTGGGCCGCGTGTTGGCCGATCCCGCTCTCCAGGCCCGGATGGGCGCGGCCTCCACGGCCCTGGTGGGCAGCCGGACCGGGACCACCGCCCGCTTGCTGGAGCGCGTGCTGGCCAGTGCGGCCCGCCCCGCTCCCCCCGAAGTTCCCGCTGCCTAA
- the smpB gene encoding SsrA-binding protein SmpB: MSKKAAAAEPRYIAQNRKARHDYQILQTWEAGIALCGTEVKSCREGHASLKEAWARVVAGEIFVIGMHISPYAQGTVGAHDETRMRKLLLHATEIRKISREVEGEGRTLVPLALYWKKHLVKCRLALVAGKRQSDKRADVSKREAERDIKRIMKERNQR, encoded by the coding sequence ATGAGCAAGAAAGCGGCCGCGGCGGAACCCCGCTACATCGCGCAGAACCGCAAGGCCCGCCACGACTACCAGATCCTCCAGACCTGGGAGGCCGGGATCGCCCTGTGCGGCACAGAAGTGAAGTCCTGCCGCGAGGGCCACGCCAGTCTGAAGGAGGCCTGGGCCCGGGTGGTGGCGGGCGAGATCTTCGTCATCGGCATGCACATTTCGCCCTACGCCCAGGGCACGGTGGGCGCCCACGACGAGACGCGCATGCGCAAGCTGCTGCTCCACGCCACCGAGATCCGCAAGATCTCGCGCGAGGTGGAGGGCGAAGGCCGCACGCTGGTGCCGCTGGCCCTCTACTGGAAGAAGCACCTGGTGAAGTGCCGCCTGGCCCTGGTGGCCGGCAAGCGCCAGTCCGACAAGCGCGCCGACGTCTCCAAGCGCGAGGCCGAGCGCGACATCAAGCGCATCATGAAGGAAAGGAACCAGCGGTGA
- the tyrS gene encoding tyrosine--tRNA ligase: MSASTPSAFPPVKEQLAEIRSGVAEIVPEPELEKKLERSRSTGRPLLIKFGADPSAPDLHIGHAVVINKLRTFQRLGHQVVFLIGDFTGMIGDPSGKSKTRKALSREDVLANAETYKAQIYKLLDPERTQIRFNSEWFAPMPIDEFMKLTSRYTVARLLERDDFRKRFTEQTPITMMEMLYPLIQGYDSVALQADVELGGRDQTFNLLVGRTLQEAYGQEPQVILTMPILEGTDGEQKMSKSLGNYIGVCDSPRDIFGRTMSIPDGLILRWFRLATDLPAAELDAIEAALGSGENPSTFKRRLGRELVRLYHDGEQARAAEEEFNSLFRQGGVPEDVAERVLTESVALVDLLCQAELAESKGEARKLIRQGAVSLDGVKLLDEVGRLEPSAAARVLKVGKRRFLRLTSGA; this comes from the coding sequence GTGAGCGCATCCACGCCGAGCGCGTTTCCACCCGTGAAGGAGCAGCTGGCCGAGATCCGCAGCGGAGTGGCGGAGATCGTGCCCGAGCCCGAGCTGGAGAAGAAGCTGGAGCGCTCGCGGTCCACGGGCCGGCCGCTGCTGATCAAGTTCGGCGCCGACCCCAGCGCGCCGGACCTGCACATCGGCCACGCGGTGGTGATCAACAAACTGCGCACCTTCCAGCGCCTGGGGCACCAGGTGGTCTTCCTGATCGGCGACTTCACCGGGATGATCGGCGACCCCAGCGGCAAGTCCAAGACGCGCAAGGCGCTGAGCCGGGAGGACGTGCTGGCCAACGCCGAGACCTACAAGGCCCAGATCTACAAGCTGCTGGACCCCGAGCGGACCCAGATCCGCTTCAACAGCGAGTGGTTCGCCCCGATGCCCATCGACGAGTTCATGAAACTGACCAGCCGCTACACGGTGGCCCGGCTGCTGGAGCGCGACGACTTCCGCAAGCGCTTCACGGAGCAGACGCCCATCACCATGATGGAGATGCTCTACCCGCTGATCCAGGGCTACGACAGCGTGGCCCTCCAGGCCGACGTGGAGCTGGGCGGCCGGGACCAGACCTTCAACCTGCTGGTGGGCCGCACGCTCCAGGAGGCCTACGGCCAGGAGCCGCAGGTGATCCTGACCATGCCCATCCTCGAGGGCACGGACGGCGAGCAGAAGATGAGCAAGAGCCTGGGCAACTACATCGGCGTCTGCGACAGCCCGCGCGACATCTTCGGCCGCACCATGAGCATCCCCGACGGCCTGATCCTGCGCTGGTTCCGGCTGGCCACGGACCTGCCCGCGGCGGAACTGGACGCCATCGAGGCCGCGCTGGGCTCGGGCGAGAATCCCAGCACCTTCAAGCGCCGGCTGGGTCGCGAGCTGGTGCGCCTCTACCACGACGGGGAGCAGGCCCGGGCCGCGGAGGAGGAGTTCAACAGCCTGTTCCGCCAGGGCGGCGTGCCCGAGGACGTGGCCGAGCGGGTCCTGACCGAATCCGTCGCGCTCGTCGACCTGCTCTGCCAGGCCGAGTTGGCCGAGAGCAAGGGCGAGGCGCGCAAGCTCATCCGCCAGGGCGCGGTCAGCCTGGACGGCGTGAAGCTGCTGGACGAGGTCGGCCGCTTGGAGCCCAGCGCGGCCGCGCGCGTGCTGAAAGTGGGCAAGCGGCGCTTCCTCAGACTCACGAGCGGCGCATGA
- a CDS encoding DUF420 domain-containing protein produces the protein MMIPGTRASWLAGVELLLGLLITGVLLAGVRQAWLGRREVHVRTMRRLLLLLGAFLAVFVANVARRGGVEALGPASGPAFLGLLLLHVLLALAGGVLLLRVIGWGWRGRRPGGAAQLARHRRWGGFTAGFWLVNSLLGALVFLVAYVL, from the coding sequence ATGATGATCCCCGGCACCCGCGCCTCCTGGCTGGCGGGCGTGGAGCTGCTCCTGGGCCTGCTGATCACGGGCGTCCTGCTGGCCGGGGTGCGCCAAGCCTGGCTGGGCCGTCGGGAGGTCCACGTGCGCACCATGCGCCGGCTGCTCCTCCTGCTGGGAGCCTTCCTGGCTGTGTTCGTGGCGAATGTCGCCCGGCGCGGCGGCGTGGAGGCCCTGGGCCCGGCCAGCGGCCCGGCCTTTCTGGGCCTCTTGCTCCTGCACGTGCTGCTGGCGCTGGCCGGCGGCGTGCTGCTGCTGCGCGTGATCGGCTGGGGCTGGCGGGGCCGGCGGCCGGGCGGCGCGGCCCAGCTGGCGCGGCACCGCCGCTGGGGCGGCTTCACGGCGGGCTTCTGGCTGGTGAACAGCCTGCTGGGCGCCCTGGTCTTTCTGGTGGCCTACGTCCTGTGA
- a CDS encoding glycosyltransferase family 9 protein — protein MSATALLRLSALGDILLCEPVVRVLKEREPNRPLIFITKERFAEIPRGWPDVDHVLALPDPIDGRALAGLRAELARLGVDRRLDLHNTLRSRRLWPWGATRLPKHRLQKWLLVHGRALPAAWRGDPGPLWRRNLRLVGVTEPGTDLRPRLVVEGHVLRHGARRHVALVPGAGFATKSWPEACWREFLPLLLEQVPEPVLLLGGAAEHALGERLAALAPDRVRNCCGACSLSESARLLADARFVVSGDTGLLHMADAAGVPGAALFGSTVRELGFYPLGESLRVLEIPLSCRPCSHVGRTACPLGHLDCLRRIAPRDVLAACLAAEAAC, from the coding sequence GTGAGCGCCACGGCCCTCCTGCGCCTCTCCGCGCTGGGGGACATCCTGCTCTGCGAACCCGTGGTCCGGGTGCTGAAGGAGCGCGAGCCCAATCGCCCGCTGATCTTCATCACCAAGGAGCGCTTCGCCGAGATCCCGCGCGGCTGGCCGGACGTGGACCACGTGCTGGCCCTGCCGGATCCCATCGACGGCCGGGCCCTGGCCGGGCTGCGCGCGGAGCTTGCGCGCCTGGGTGTGGACCGGCGGCTGGACCTGCACAACACGCTGCGCTCCCGCCGGCTCTGGCCGTGGGGCGCGACGCGGCTGCCCAAGCACCGGCTGCAGAAGTGGCTGCTCGTGCACGGCCGGGCGCTGCCCGCGGCCTGGCGCGGGGATCCCGGCCCGCTCTGGCGCCGCAACCTGCGATTGGTGGGAGTGACGGAGCCTGGGACCGACCTGCGACCCCGGCTGGTGGTGGAGGGCCACGTGCTGCGTCACGGCGCCCGGCGCCACGTGGCCCTGGTGCCCGGGGCGGGCTTCGCCACCAAGAGCTGGCCCGAGGCGTGCTGGCGCGAGTTCCTGCCCCTGCTGCTGGAGCAGGTGCCGGAGCCCGTGCTGCTGCTGGGCGGGGCGGCCGAGCACGCGCTGGGCGAGCGGCTGGCGGCCCTAGCGCCGGACCGCGTCCGCAATTGCTGCGGCGCCTGCAGCCTGTCCGAAAGCGCCCGGCTGCTGGCTGACGCGCGCTTCGTGGTCAGCGGGGACACGGGCCTGCTGCACATGGCCGACGCCGCCGGCGTGCCCGGCGCGGCCCTGTTCGGGTCCACCGTGCGCGAACTGGGCTTCTACCCGCTGGGGGAGAGCCTGCGAGTCCTGGAGATTCCCTTGTCCTGTCGGCCCTGCAGCCACGTGGGAAGGACCGCCTGTCCCCTCGGGCACCTGGACTGCCTGCGGCGCATCGCGCCCCGGGACGTGCTGGCGGCCTGCCTGGCCGCGGAGGCCGCATGCTGA
- a CDS encoding glycosyltransferase — protein sequence MLSVLIPLFDGVRTLAACLADWRAQVGVELELVVVDNGSSDDSLALATELTARPGAPVRVFREATPGQSAATNRAAREARGEWLLLSAQDMRVPADLARRHLEAHARHARPGELLALQGHIAYPPAALATPFMRCLVEETAFQFAFEQAGNLLDADPTVCYAPHLSLHAAVYRRLGGFDEDFPYGWQDTDLGCRLRAAGGRLVYEPGLVAWHDHPVEGRAYCRRMETVGRDLPRFVDKQPGVLDLERIRQGVGVHFLQGGRLASAAQRLLRVAEEHPGALLPPLEVEEVRHDPVHAAWVILLKYHFHKGVHDGGRRHWGADCWRGLGGRI from the coding sequence GTGCTCAGCGTGCTCATCCCGCTCTTCGACGGCGTTCGCACCCTGGCGGCCTGCCTGGCGGACTGGCGCGCCCAGGTTGGCGTGGAGCTGGAGCTGGTGGTGGTGGACAACGGCTCCAGCGACGACAGCCTGGCCCTGGCCACGGAACTGACCGCGCGACCCGGGGCGCCCGTCCGCGTGTTCCGGGAGGCCACGCCCGGCCAGTCCGCGGCCACCAACCGGGCCGCCCGGGAGGCGCGCGGCGAGTGGCTCCTGCTCAGCGCCCAGGACATGCGCGTGCCCGCCGACCTGGCCCGCCGCCACCTGGAAGCCCACGCCCGCCACGCCCGGCCCGGCGAGCTGCTAGCCCTCCAGGGCCACATCGCCTACCCGCCCGCGGCCCTGGCCACGCCCTTCATGCGCTGCCTGGTGGAGGAGACCGCCTTCCAGTTCGCCTTCGAGCAGGCAGGCAACCTCCTGGACGCGGACCCCACGGTCTGCTACGCGCCGCACCTCTCGCTGCACGCCGCCGTCTACCGGCGGCTGGGCGGCTTCGACGAGGACTTCCCTTACGGCTGGCAGGACACGGACCTGGGCTGCCGCCTGCGCGCGGCGGGCGGGCGGCTGGTCTACGAGCCCGGGCTGGTGGCCTGGCACGACCATCCGGTGGAGGGCCGGGCCTATTGCCGGCGCATGGAGACGGTGGGGCGCGACCTGCCGCGCTTCGTGGACAAGCAGCCCGGCGTGCTGGATCTGGAGCGGATCCGCCAGGGCGTGGGCGTGCACTTCCTCCAGGGCGGCCGGCTGGCCTCCGCCGCCCAGCGCCTGCTGCGCGTGGCCGAGGAGCATCCCGGGGCCCTCCTGCCGCCGCTGGAGGTGGAGGAGGTCCGCCACGACCCGGTCCACGCGGCCTGGGTCATCCTGCTCAAGTACCATTTCCACAAGGGCGTGCACGACGGCGGGCGCCGGCACTGGGGCGCGGACTGCTGGCGCGGCCTGGGCGGACGGATCTGA
- a CDS encoding double-cubane-cluster-containing anaerobic reductase, with translation MSVDYHPMWQELGLDLEAHDALLGVLGPLYQDVFLSQPNRPQGMDYFNFVMSEVHGLRIRELLDHKARGGFVVGTFCTFVPEELVLAAGGICVGLCAGAEWSTPEVDRLLPRNTCALIRGAFGFASARVCPYLAASDLVVGENTCDGKKKAWESFGRFVRDLHVLDLPQVKNESGRNLLRDQYEILQRRLETLGRPVTAEALGEAIRVVNAKRAALARLNGLRRAVPAPISGLDALLIQQISFYDDPVRFTGALNALCDELEQRVQAGSGVHADRRPRLLLSGCPMAVPNWKLPQIVEQAGAVIVGEESCIGARGLRTLVAEAATLPDQLDALVGRYFQIDCAIFSPNPERLGHIDGMAGELAADGVIHYCLQFCQPYQFEALQVEPVLEERGRPVLRIDTDYSPEDTGQLRTRVEAFLERLEA, from the coding sequence ATGTCCGTCGACTACCATCCCATGTGGCAGGAACTAGGCCTGGATCTGGAGGCCCACGACGCCCTGCTCGGCGTGCTGGGACCCCTCTACCAGGACGTCTTCCTGAGCCAGCCCAACCGTCCCCAGGGGATGGACTACTTCAACTTCGTCATGAGCGAGGTCCACGGCCTGCGCATCCGCGAACTGCTGGACCACAAGGCCCGGGGCGGCTTCGTGGTGGGAACCTTCTGCACCTTCGTGCCCGAGGAGCTGGTGCTCGCCGCAGGCGGCATCTGCGTGGGGCTCTGCGCCGGGGCGGAGTGGAGCACGCCCGAGGTGGACCGCCTGCTGCCGCGCAACACCTGCGCGCTGATCCGCGGCGCCTTCGGCTTCGCCTCCGCCAGGGTCTGCCCCTACCTGGCCGCCAGCGACCTGGTGGTGGGCGAGAACACCTGCGACGGCAAGAAGAAGGCCTGGGAGAGCTTCGGCCGCTTCGTCCGCGACCTGCACGTGCTGGATCTGCCCCAGGTCAAGAACGAGAGCGGGCGGAACCTTTTGCGCGACCAGTACGAGATCCTGCAGCGGCGGCTGGAGACCCTGGGCCGCCCGGTGACCGCCGAAGCCCTGGGCGAGGCCATCCGCGTGGTGAACGCCAAGCGCGCGGCCCTGGCCCGCCTGAACGGCCTGCGCCGCGCCGTCCCCGCGCCGATCAGCGGCCTGGACGCCCTGCTGATCCAGCAGATTTCCTTCTACGACGATCCCGTGCGCTTCACCGGCGCGCTGAACGCCCTCTGCGACGAACTCGAGCAGCGCGTGCAGGCCGGCAGCGGCGTGCACGCGGACCGGCGCCCGCGCCTGCTGCTCAGCGGCTGCCCGATGGCCGTGCCCAACTGGAAGCTGCCCCAGATCGTGGAGCAGGCCGGCGCCGTGATCGTGGGCGAGGAGTCCTGCATCGGCGCGCGCGGCTTGCGCACGCTGGTGGCCGAGGCCGCCACCCTGCCCGACCAGCTGGACGCCCTGGTGGGGCGCTACTTCCAGATCGACTGCGCGATCTTCAGCCCCAATCCGGAGCGCCTGGGGCACATCGACGGGATGGCGGGCGAGCTGGCCGCAGACGGCGTGATCCACTACTGCCTGCAGTTCTGCCAGCCCTACCAGTTCGAGGCCCTGCAGGTGGAGCCCGTGCTCGAGGAGCGCGGCCGCCCGGTGCTGCGCATCGACACGGACTACAGCCCCGAGGACACGGGCCAGCTGCGCACGCGCGTGGAGGCCTTTCTGGAAAGGCTGGAAGCGTGA
- a CDS encoding FAD:protein FMN transferase: MNRLRWLVLFWLAAGAAVAGDPVVWKAPVGAWEARLRVEQPNPARDLAADLAATGAMLERHWSQLRREGAGSEITQVNVLAGQRSGRLSRPNYDAVLRSLQWKDKTRGAVDLLAGPLRRWQAAGGVLPAPDSVLALVRDGGAYFVELGVLLRTPGMELDLDPIADGLLADRALDSLRARGHRGVSVGLGSVWRVTPGDSIRILDDGSAASGAGPWLAGRAWASRPAGGAQLDPRTGRPVESGFRAAVLAPTAEEAAVWATALSLLGWEGLELLNDLPKVDAALAGPGPAGPELRRTAGFPAGTGLDPR, from the coding sequence ATGAATCGACTGCGATGGCTCGTGCTGTTCTGGCTGGCCGCGGGCGCGGCCGTGGCCGGGGACCCGGTGGTCTGGAAAGCTCCGGTGGGCGCCTGGGAGGCCCGGCTGCGCGTGGAGCAGCCCAATCCGGCCCGGGACCTGGCCGCCGATCTGGCCGCCACCGGAGCCATGCTGGAGCGCCACTGGAGCCAGCTGCGGCGGGAGGGCGCGGGCTCGGAGATCACCCAGGTCAACGTCCTGGCCGGCCAGCGCAGCGGACGGCTCAGCCGCCCGAACTACGACGCCGTGCTGCGCAGCCTGCAGTGGAAGGACAAAACCCGAGGCGCCGTGGACCTGCTGGCCGGACCGCTGCGGCGCTGGCAGGCGGCGGGCGGCGTGCTCCCCGCGCCGGATTCCGTCCTGGCGCTGGTGCGCGACGGCGGCGCCTATTTCGTGGAGCTGGGCGTGCTGCTGCGCACCCCGGGGATGGAATTGGACCTGGATCCCATCGCCGACGGCCTGCTGGCCGACCGGGCCCTGGACAGCCTTCGGGCTCGCGGCCACCGGGGCGTGTCCGTCGGGCTCGGCTCCGTTTGGCGTGTCACGCCGGGGGATTCCATCCGCATCCTGGACGATGGCAGCGCGGCGAGTGGCGCCGGACCCTGGTTGGCCGGCCGGGCCTGGGCCAGCCGGCCGGCGGGTGGAGCACAGCTGGATCCGCGCACGGGCAGACCCGTGGAGAGCGGTTTCCGGGCCGCCGTGCTGGCGCCCACGGCCGAGGAGGCCGCGGTCTGGGCAACGGCCCTCAGCCTGCTGGGCTGGGAGGGCCTGGAGCTGCTGAACGACCTGCCGAAGGTGGACGCCGCGCTGGCCGGGCCAGGTCCGGCCGGGCCGGAACTGCGCCGCACGGCCGGGTTCCCGGCGGGCACGGGGCTGGATCCGCGGTGA
- a CDS encoding DUF6305 family protein — protein sequence MRLLLFVLISWLGLAPVVAGAAAPRFSGPAVITSAGQSSDILLARQLFVKAGVPARVSEKFAADSLAGVKSLVLVLGGSSKGLGQAKNATDKELARVDALLKKARAARVPVLCLHMGGEARRGPLSDPFIKPVVGLCQQVLVLSGGNKDGLFTRLAQAGKVPLQEATDYKALVARIAEAYGKPAGK from the coding sequence ATGCGCCTTCTTCTCTTCGTCCTGATCAGCTGGCTGGGCCTGGCTCCCGTCGTGGCCGGCGCCGCCGCCCCGCGCTTCAGCGGACCGGCCGTGATCACCTCCGCGGGCCAGAGCAGCGACATCCTGCTGGCCCGCCAGCTCTTCGTCAAGGCGGGCGTGCCGGCCCGGGTCAGCGAAAAGTTCGCCGCGGATTCCCTGGCCGGCGTCAAAAGCCTGGTCCTCGTGCTGGGTGGCAGCTCCAAGGGGCTGGGCCAGGCCAAGAACGCCACGGACAAGGAGCTGGCGCGCGTGGACGCGCTGCTCAAGAAGGCCCGCGCGGCCCGCGTGCCCGTCCTCTGCCTGCACATGGGCGGGGAGGCCCGCCGCGGCCCGCTCTCCGATCCCTTCATCAAGCCCGTGGTGGGACTCTGCCAGCAGGTGCTGGTGCTCAGCGGCGGCAACAAGGACGGCCTGTTCACGCGGCTGGCCCAGGCCGGCAAGGTGCCGCTGCAGGAGGCCACGGACTACAAGGCGCTGGTCGCCCGCATCGCCGAGGCCTACGGCAAGCCGGCCGGCAAGTAG
- a CDS encoding polyprenyl synthetase family protein, which yields MIRLDDVQELVKPELAEFKRRYDEAIKTGKSPIIDQVVRFLAGKRGKMLRPTLTYLSARLLGESNERTHFAAVVVELLHNATLLHDDVVDGSDKRRGMPSLNAIFGNKISVLFGDYLLANSLLAMLECGDTRVFEVLARTARRLAKGELDQAARSRNLDMDEETYYRMVSNKTGALVAASCVLGGLSNRADESQVEALRAFGEALGVAFQIQDDLLDYTGKESILGKPVGEDLKERKITLPLIHAFAQSDSQDVREIKRMVARPKLGELRKVARFAQERGGVDYARQRAREFSAQALQALEVFPDSQVRRLLHDFSSFAVERTH from the coding sequence ATGATCCGCCTGGACGACGTGCAGGAGCTGGTCAAGCCCGAGCTGGCTGAGTTCAAGCGGCGCTACGACGAGGCCATCAAGACCGGCAAGTCGCCGATCATCGACCAGGTGGTGCGCTTCCTGGCCGGCAAGCGCGGCAAGATGTTGCGCCCCACCCTGACCTACCTGTCCGCCCGCCTGCTGGGGGAGAGCAACGAGCGCACGCACTTCGCCGCCGTGGTGGTGGAGCTGCTGCACAACGCCACGCTGCTCCACGACGACGTGGTGGACGGCAGCGACAAGCGCCGGGGCATGCCCAGCCTCAACGCGATTTTCGGCAACAAGATCAGCGTGCTGTTCGGCGACTACCTGCTGGCCAACAGCCTGCTGGCCATGCTGGAGTGCGGCGACACGCGGGTCTTCGAAGTGCTGGCCCGAACGGCCCGGCGCCTGGCCAAGGGCGAGCTCGACCAAGCGGCGCGCAGCCGCAACCTGGACATGGACGAGGAGACCTACTACCGGATGGTCTCCAACAAGACCGGCGCGCTGGTGGCCGCCAGCTGCGTGCTGGGCGGCCTCTCCAACCGGGCCGACGAATCCCAGGTGGAGGCGCTGCGCGCCTTCGGCGAGGCGCTGGGCGTGGCTTTCCAGATCCAGGACGACCTGCTGGACTACACGGGCAAGGAATCCATCCTGGGCAAGCCCGTCGGCGAGGATCTGAAGGAGCGCAAGATCACCCTGCCGCTGATCCACGCCTTCGCCCAGAGCGACTCCCAGGACGTGCGCGAGATCAAGCGCATGGTGGCCCGGCCCAAGCTGGGCGAACTGCGCAAGGTGGCGCGCTTCGCCCAGGAGCGCGGCGGCGTGGACTACGCGCGCCAGCGGGCCCGCGAGTTCAGCGCCCAGGCCCTCCAGGCCCTGGAGGTCTTTCCCGACAGCCAGGTGCGCCGCCTGCTGCATGACTTCAGCTCCTTCGCCGTGGAGCGCACGCACTGA
- a CDS encoding NAD-dependent epimerase/dehydratase family protein, producing the protein MRVLMLGGGIFLGRAIARELVAGGAELTCLTRGQHGPGPVAGVRLVTGERRDPQVLRELARTDWDALVDTCAYRPADLEAPLEILGESCGCWQLISTISVYAPPYPPRPAEDAPLLPPVDPAAPLAENYGALKAMCEDMLEEELGERALVLRPGLIVGPEDPSERFGWWVRQLAAGGPVGWPDARRQPCQWVDVRDLAAFCVHLLREGAAGIVQVAGPAEPPSLPEVLERMARVFQPDIRPRLLPEARWLAAGVRPWADLPLWLPEEEYESFRVDISQALAAGLQLRPLEETVRDTWDWLRDRPAPAAGPTLAHWLQTLGA; encoded by the coding sequence GTGCGCGTGCTGATGCTGGGCGGCGGGATCTTCCTGGGGCGGGCCATCGCCCGGGAGCTGGTGGCAGGCGGCGCGGAGCTGACCTGTCTGACGCGCGGGCAGCACGGACCCGGCCCCGTGGCCGGCGTGCGGCTGGTGACGGGCGAGCGCCGGGATCCGCAGGTCTTGCGCGAACTGGCCCGGACGGACTGGGACGCGCTGGTGGACACCTGCGCCTACCGGCCCGCCGACCTGGAGGCGCCGCTGGAGATCCTGGGGGAGAGCTGCGGCTGCTGGCAGCTGATCAGCACGATCAGCGTCTACGCCCCGCCCTATCCGCCGCGACCGGCCGAGGACGCCCCCTTGCTGCCGCCGGTGGACCCCGCGGCGCCCCTGGCGGAGAACTACGGCGCCCTCAAGGCCATGTGCGAGGACATGCTGGAGGAGGAGCTGGGCGAGCGCGCCCTGGTGCTGCGGCCGGGCCTGATCGTCGGTCCGGAGGACCCCAGCGAGCGCTTCGGCTGGTGGGTGCGCCAACTGGCCGCCGGCGGTCCCGTGGGCTGGCCCGACGCCCGCCGCCAGCCCTGCCAGTGGGTGGACGTGCGCGACCTGGCGGCCTTCTGCGTTCACCTGCTGCGCGAGGGCGCCGCGGGCATCGTCCAGGTGGCCGGACCCGCCGAGCCCCCCAGCCTGCCCGAGGTGCTGGAGCGGATGGCCCGGGTCTTCCAGCCCGACATCCGGCCGCGCCTGCTGCCGGAAGCCCGCTGGCTGGCCGCCGGCGTGCGGCCCTGGGCCGACCTGCCCCTCTGGCTGCCCGAAGAGGAGTACGAGAGCTTCCGGGTGGACATCTCCCAGGCCCTGGCCGCCGGCCTGCAGCTGCGGCCCCTGGAGGAGACGGTGCGCGACACCTGGGACTGGCTGCGCGACCGGCCGGCTCCCGCCGCCGGCCCCACGCTGGCCCACTGGCTGCAGACCCTGGGTGCGTAG